The following are encoded together in the Acetobacter vaccinii genome:
- a CDS encoding glycosyltransferase encodes MTSPIIRSTFRQDHPTPSADLDLAVLLEPVILHSGATEGCEHLPSLMWLTNRLQPRILTLIGASQSICETLSFFLHSHALPTRLEICQTPPINTADESGLYYLAAPLWQTETILDWLTQQARPAAGSNVFLFEGIHHAAEQSSIWQALKNIPDCSACTLTQGQGLGIVATNPVPASLAPLLSNRPNTQALAQQIRMRQFLAFTGESWLHKSLLSTTKARAIELESRLSTACEENRTLHLRAGWHSLQEKALEDKINALQSNIQKTQEHFQNFTQNMTTWRAGLEPARKGLSSLRGMARLAARILARKPPLLAEPPNIPALPPQPAPRAHPAVDTSKNHKNLNILFVAGEADTPGVHYRCERNAEACTLAGLSATWKECAAVNPDDIAWADILVLWRVAFSGHVSIMLDIARAQNTYVVFDTDDLTFLPHMARNSLIDGIRSIGATEERMESVFADMQRTLLQADSGFAPTDALADIMRVYRPVTHTVPNIYDTQTLQRSRLAYRIRQATPDDDIIRIGYATGSRTHQKDFAQISAVMAQFLHDTPNARLVLFNDKEHGKPVLLTKEFPELEAVSAQIEWRSMVPLQDLPAEIARFDIAIAPLETQSPFCNAKSELKFFESALAGVPCIVSPTTPFRQCIRHGVTGFLANTPQEWAAALRTLSADKTLRKTMARNAYHAILWPFGPQRQAQHLATLLPGLLSGVLAAKAMETLIARDGVSPRALPIVPEHDILFHQDRLEQSSVSVIIPCYNYAEFVLEALESVRTQTLYPLDLIVVDDGSTDHSVALVHDWMARHSQRFNRLLLLQTRTNSGLGGARNCAVTHVETAFFLPLDADNRLLPQACERLAAVMDDMTAYAYPIIHQFGGSEVSPPLGNKPWQPMTLVAGNYIDAMALVAKWAWAAAGGYYVSKDAMGWEDYDLWCTLAELGLSGTHVAETLAEYRLHNTSMTDTVTETSAHKQHLVTYVEHRHPWIRLVQRTAQERAESN; translated from the coding sequence ATGACCAGCCCCATCATCCGCTCCACCTTCCGGCAAGATCACCCCACCCCAAGCGCCGACCTCGACCTTGCTGTGTTGCTGGAACCTGTGATCCTCCACTCAGGAGCGACAGAAGGGTGTGAGCACCTCCCCAGCCTGATGTGGCTGACCAACAGGCTTCAGCCCCGCATACTCACACTGATAGGTGCCAGCCAGAGTATTTGTGAAACTCTCTCATTTTTTCTTCACTCTCACGCTCTGCCAACACGGCTGGAAATCTGCCAGACACCCCCTATAAACACGGCAGATGAAAGCGGATTATACTATCTGGCAGCCCCCCTGTGGCAGACAGAGACCATCCTCGACTGGCTAACGCAACAGGCACGTCCCGCGGCGGGTTCCAATGTTTTTCTGTTTGAGGGTATTCATCATGCCGCTGAACAGTCGAGCATATGGCAGGCTTTAAAGAATATCCCTGATTGTTCTGCCTGCACACTCACCCAAGGGCAGGGGCTTGGTATAGTGGCAACCAACCCTGTTCCAGCCAGTCTAGCCCCACTCCTGTCCAACAGACCTAATACGCAGGCACTGGCCCAACAGATACGGATGCGTCAGTTTTTAGCTTTTACGGGAGAATCCTGGCTGCACAAAAGCCTTTTGAGCACTACTAAAGCACGGGCAATAGAGCTCGAAAGCAGACTATCCACTGCCTGCGAGGAAAACCGTACCCTGCACCTGCGCGCAGGCTGGCACAGCTTGCAGGAAAAAGCGTTGGAAGACAAAATCAACGCTCTGCAAAGCAATATCCAGAAAACCCAAGAACACTTCCAAAACTTCACCCAAAATATGACGACCTGGCGCGCAGGTCTGGAGCCTGCCCGAAAAGGACTATCGTCCTTACGAGGGATGGCCCGGCTTGCTGCCCGTATCCTCGCCCGCAAACCGCCCCTGTTGGCTGAGCCACCCAACATTCCGGCATTGCCCCCTCAACCTGCCCCCCGGGCACACCCTGCTGTTGACACCTCCAAAAACCATAAGAACCTGAATATTCTTTTTGTTGCAGGGGAAGCTGATACTCCGGGTGTTCACTATCGTTGTGAACGCAATGCTGAGGCCTGCACACTGGCTGGATTGTCTGCAACCTGGAAAGAATGTGCCGCCGTAAACCCTGATGATATTGCATGGGCAGACATCCTCGTGCTCTGGCGCGTTGCCTTTAGCGGACATGTCAGCATCATGCTCGATATCGCCCGCGCCCAAAACACATATGTGGTTTTTGATACAGATGACCTGACCTTCCTGCCCCACATGGCCCGGAACAGCCTGATTGACGGCATCCGCAGCATTGGCGCGACTGAAGAGCGTATGGAAAGTGTCTTTGCCGACATGCAACGTACTCTTCTACAAGCCGACAGTGGTTTTGCACCGACCGATGCTCTGGCCGATATCATGCGGGTCTATCGCCCAGTCACCCACACTGTTCCCAACATTTACGACACACAAACATTACAGCGCAGTCGGCTGGCCTATCGCATACGGCAAGCCACCCCTGATGATGATATAATCCGTATCGGCTACGCCACCGGGTCACGCACACATCAGAAAGACTTTGCTCAGATCAGCGCTGTCATGGCGCAATTCCTGCACGACACACCCAATGCACGACTGGTCCTTTTCAACGACAAGGAGCATGGAAAACCAGTTCTATTAACCAAGGAGTTTCCAGAACTAGAGGCTGTTTCTGCCCAGATCGAATGGCGCAGCATGGTCCCCCTGCAGGACTTGCCAGCCGAAATTGCACGGTTTGACATTGCCATAGCACCCTTGGAAACACAGAGCCCATTTTGTAATGCCAAAAGTGAGCTCAAGTTTTTTGAATCGGCCCTGGCTGGAGTGCCCTGCATTGTCAGCCCTACAACCCCCTTCCGACAGTGCATACGCCATGGTGTCACTGGTTTTCTTGCCAATACCCCGCAAGAGTGGGCGGCTGCATTACGCACACTGTCTGCGGACAAAACCCTGCGCAAGACCATGGCCCGCAATGCCTACCACGCTATCCTATGGCCATTTGGTCCACAGAGACAGGCGCAACATTTGGCGACACTCCTGCCTGGTCTACTTAGTGGAGTTTTGGCCGCTAAAGCTATGGAAACATTGATAGCCCGCGACGGAGTTTCTCCACGTGCACTGCCCATTGTGCCTGAACATGATATTTTGTTTCATCAGGACAGACTTGAGCAAAGCAGCGTCAGTGTCATCATCCCCTGCTACAATTACGCAGAGTTTGTTCTTGAAGCCCTTGAATCTGTTCGGACCCAGACACTTTACCCTCTGGATCTGATCGTTGTGGATGATGGCTCAACAGACCATTCTGTCGCCTTGGTGCATGACTGGATGGCGCGTCATAGCCAGCGCTTCAATCGCTTGCTCCTACTCCAGACTCGTACGAACAGTGGTCTGGGTGGTGCCCGCAATTGCGCGGTCACTCATGTTGAAACCGCTTTTTTTCTGCCACTTGATGCTGATAACCGACTATTACCGCAAGCCTGCGAGCGCCTTGCCGCTGTTATGGATGATATGACCGCCTATGCTTACCCTATCATCCATCAGTTTGGGGGTTCTGAGGTCTCACCACCACTCGGCAACAAACCTTGGCAGCCGATGACTCTAGTAGCTGGCAACTACATTGATGCCATGGCTCTTGTTGCCAAATGGGCCTGGGCGGCAGCAGGGGGATATTACGTCAGCAAGGACGCAATGGGATGGGAGGATTACGATTTATGGTGCACTTTGGCCGAACTTGGGCTCTCTGGTACCCATGTTGCCGAAACACTCGCCGAATACCGTTTGCACAACACATCCATGACTGACACTGTCACGGAAACCAGTGCCCATAAGCAGCACCTTGTCACTTATGTCGAGCACCGCCACCCTTGGATCCGGCTGGTACAGCGCACAGCCCAGGAACGTGCAGAGAGTAACTGA